One genomic region from Balaenoptera acutorostrata chromosome 1, mBalAcu1.1, whole genome shotgun sequence encodes:
- the HAPLN2 gene encoding hyaluronan and proteoglycan link protein 2 — protein sequence MQGRISLPTLCHFLLPWAFTTFHRALGDSAPHPGPHYLLPPIHEVVHSRRGATTTLPCVLGAPPPSYKVRWSKVEPGELQETPILITNGLHARGYGPLGGRARMRRGHRLDASLVIAGVRLEDEGRYRCELINGIEDESVALTLRLEGVVFPYQPSRGRYQFNYYEAKQACEEQDGRLATYAQLYQAWTEGLDWCNAGWLLEGSVRYPVLTARAPCGGPGRPGIRSYGPRDRKRDRYDAFCFTSELSGQVFFVPGRLTLSEAHAACRRRGAMVAKVGHLYAAWKFSGLDQCDGGWLADGSVRFPITTPRPRCGGLPDPGVRSFGFPRPQQAAYGTYCYSE from the exons ATGCAAGGCAGGATCAGTCTCCCCACTCTctgccacttccttctccctTGGGCCTTCACCACCTTCCACAGAGCCCTGGGGGACTCAG CACCCCACCCTGGCCCCCACTACCTCCTGCCTCCCATCCACGAGGTCGTTCACTCTCGTCGTGGGGCCACGACCACGCTGCCCTGCGTCCTGGGCGCCCCGCCTCCCAGCTACAAGGTGCGCTGGAGCAAAGTGGAGCCGGGGGAACTCCAGGAAACGCCCATCCTCATCACCAACGGACTGCACGCCCGGGGCTACGGGCCCCTGGGGGGGCGTGCCAGGATGCGAAGGGGGCATCGGCTAGACGCCTCTCTGGTCATCGCGGGCGTGCGCCTGGAGGACGAGGGCCGGTACCGCTGTGAGCTCATCAATGGCATCGAGGACGAGAGCGTGGCGCTGACCCTTCGCCTGGAGG GTGTGGTGTTTCCGTACCAGCCCAGCCGGGGTAGGTACCAGTTCAATTACTACGAGGCGAAGCAGGCGTGCGAGGAGCAAGACGGACGCCTGGCCACCTACGCCCAGCTGTACCAGG CGTGGACCGAGGGTCTGGACTGGTGTAACGCGGGCTGGCTGCTCGAGGGTTCCGTGCGCTACCCTGTGCTCACGGCGCGCGCTCCGTGCGGTGGCCCAGGGCGGCCCGGGATCCGCAGCTACGGGCCCCGCGACCGGAAGCGTGACCGCTACGACGCCTTCTGCTTCACCTCTGAGCTCTCAG GCCAAGTGTTCTTCGTGCCGGGGCGGCTGACGCTGTCTGAAGCCCACGCGGCGTGCCGGCGGCGCGGGGCCATGGTGGCCAAGGTCGGGCACCTCTATGCAGCCTGGAAGTTCTCCGGGCTGGACCAATGCGACGGCGGCTGGCTGGCGGATGGCAGCGTGCGCTTCCCCATCACCACGCCTCGGCCGCGCTGCGGGGGCCTCCCGGATCCCGGAGTGCGCAGCTTCGGCTTCCCCAGACCCCAGCAGGCGGCCTACGGGACGTACTGCTACTCCGAATAG